A portion of the Girardinichthys multiradiatus isolate DD_20200921_A chromosome 23, DD_fGirMul_XY1, whole genome shotgun sequence genome contains these proteins:
- the LOC124860346 gene encoding rho-related GTP-binding protein RhoG-like, whose translation MQTIKCVVVGDGAVGKTCLLISYTTNAFPEEYIPTVFDNYSAQMSVDGRTVSLNLWDTAGQEEYDRLRTLSYPQTNVFIICFSIGSPSSHANVRHKWHPEVSHHCPNVPILLVGTKKDLRGDEETVKKLKEQGLAPTTNQQGNALAKQIGAVKYMECSALKQDNVREVFADAVRAVLYPVTKKNPKKCVLL comes from the coding sequence ATGCAGACCATTAAGTGTGTGGTGGTGGGTGATGGGGCAGTGGGTAAAACCTGCCTACTAATCTCTTATACCACTAATGCCTTCCCAGAAGAATACATTCCCACAGTGTTTGACAATTACAGCGCTCAGATGAGTGTGGATGGCCGCACTGTAAGCCTCAACCTGTGGGACACTGCGGGCCAGGAGGAGTATGATCGTCTGCGTACTCTCTCCTATCCTCAGACCAACGTTTTTATAATCTGCTTCTCCATTGGCAGCCCTTCATCCCACGCAAACGTGAGGCACAAGTGGCACCCTGAAGTGTCCCACCACTGCCCCAACGTTCCTATCTTGCTGGTGGGCACCAAGAAAGACCTGAGAGGAGATGAAGAAACTGTGAAGAAGCTAAAAGAGCAGGGTCTGGCCCCTACCACTAACCAGCAGGGCAACGCGTTGGCCAAGCAGATTGGAGCTGTCAAGTACATGGAATGCTCTGCGCTGAAGCAAGATAATGTCAGGGAGGTGTTTGCAGACGCTGTGAGGGCGGTGTTGTATCCAGTCACAAAGAAGAATCCCAAAAAATGTGTTCTGTTGTAA